Proteins found in one Streptomyces sp. NBC_00461 genomic segment:
- a CDS encoding SRPBCC family protein, translating into MSQVEESIEVGVPVHTAYNQWTQFETFPEFMNGVDRIEQRTDTLTHWVTSVNGVHREFDAEITEQIPDERVAWTTVAGQARQAGAVTFHRLDDSHTKVMLQLDFHPDSLTEQVGDRLGFVKRQTKGDLERFKKFIEERGQESGEWRGVIV; encoded by the coding sequence GTGTCGCAGGTCGAGGAATCCATCGAGGTCGGCGTCCCGGTGCACACCGCCTACAACCAGTGGACTCAGTTCGAGACGTTCCCCGAGTTCATGAACGGCGTCGATCGCATCGAACAGCGCACCGACACGCTCACCCACTGGGTGACCAGCGTGAACGGTGTGCACCGTGAGTTCGACGCGGAGATCACCGAGCAGATCCCGGACGAGCGGGTCGCCTGGACGACCGTCGCGGGCCAGGCCCGGCAGGCCGGAGCGGTGACGTTCCACCGTCTCGACGACAGCCACACCAAGGTCATGTTGCAGCTGGACTTCCATCCGGACAGCCTCACCGAGCAGGTCGGCGACAGGCTCGGGTTCGTGAAGCGGCAGACCAAGGGCGACCTCGAGCGCTTCAAGAAGTTCATCGAGGAGCGCGGCCAGGAGTCCGGGGAGTGGCGCGGCGTGATCGTCTGA
- a CDS encoding MFS transporter, which translates to MDQPGPIPRTPETGALRDRLTIPVLAFGGILMAVMQTVVVPLLPDLPRLTNSSPGAVSWMVTATLLSGAVLTPVLGRAGDMYGKRRVLTAALVLMTVGSVMCALSSDIVVLITARALQGAAAAVVPLSISILRDELPPERRGSAVALMSSTVGIGAALGLPLAALVVQYADWHTMFWLTSGLGVLGVTAVWWAVKESPVREPGRFDVAGTLGLAVGLVCLLLGVSQGGQWGWGSPRVLGLFAAAVVVMALWWWQQLRTERPLVDLRLVARPRVGLSHVAALLTGFAFYANSLVTAQLVQAPKATGYGLGLSIVETGLCLLPGGVTMLVFSPLSARISAARGPRITLALGAAVIACGYAVRIADSRDLWMIILGATVVATGTTLAYSALPTLILRAVPAEQTASANGVNVLMRTIGQAVSSAAVAAVLVHHTSLVGGAPVPTLHGYLLAFGIAGVIALAAGVAALTIPGDPPTGGTRRARGRTRDSRDEALEGA; encoded by the coding sequence ATGGACCAGCCGGGCCCGATACCCCGCACCCCGGAAACGGGAGCCCTGCGCGACCGGCTCACCATTCCGGTGCTGGCGTTCGGTGGCATCCTCATGGCCGTCATGCAGACCGTCGTCGTACCGCTCCTGCCCGACCTGCCCCGGCTGACGAACTCCTCGCCGGGCGCGGTGTCCTGGATGGTCACGGCGACCCTGCTGTCGGGTGCCGTGCTCACGCCCGTGCTCGGCCGGGCCGGCGACATGTACGGCAAGCGCAGGGTGCTGACGGCGGCCCTCGTCCTGATGACCGTCGGCTCGGTGATGTGCGCCCTGTCGTCCGACATCGTCGTACTCATCACGGCCCGCGCGCTGCAGGGCGCCGCCGCCGCCGTGGTGCCGTTGTCGATCAGCATCCTGCGCGACGAACTGCCCCCGGAACGCCGGGGCTCCGCGGTCGCCCTGATGAGCTCCACCGTCGGCATCGGCGCCGCCCTGGGCCTGCCGCTGGCCGCCCTGGTCGTGCAGTACGCCGACTGGCACACCATGTTCTGGCTGACCAGCGGCCTCGGCGTGCTCGGCGTGACGGCCGTGTGGTGGGCGGTCAAGGAGTCGCCGGTGCGCGAGCCGGGCCGGTTCGACGTGGCGGGCACGCTGGGGCTGGCCGTCGGACTGGTGTGCCTCCTGCTCGGGGTGTCGCAGGGTGGCCAGTGGGGCTGGGGGAGCCCGCGGGTCCTGGGACTGTTCGCCGCCGCCGTCGTCGTCATGGCCCTGTGGTGGTGGCAGCAACTGCGCACCGAACGGCCGCTGGTCGACCTGCGGCTGGTCGCACGGCCCCGCGTCGGCCTGTCCCACGTGGCGGCGCTGCTCACCGGGTTCGCCTTCTACGCCAACTCCCTGGTGACGGCCCAGCTGGTGCAGGCACCGAAGGCCACCGGGTACGGGCTCGGCCTTTCGATCGTGGAAACCGGCCTGTGCCTGCTGCCCGGCGGTGTCACCATGCTGGTGTTCTCGCCCCTTTCGGCCCGGATCTCCGCGGCCCGCGGCCCGCGGATCACGCTCGCCCTCGGGGCAGCGGTCATCGCCTGCGGCTACGCGGTGCGCATCGCCGACAGCCGCGACCTGTGGATGATCATCCTGGGTGCGACGGTGGTGGCGACCGGAACCACCCTCGCCTACTCGGCCCTGCCCACCCTGATCCTGCGCGCCGTCCCGGCCGAGCAGACCGCCTCCGCCAACGGCGTCAACGTCCTGATGCGCACGATCGGCCAGGCAGTCTCCAGCGCCGCCGTGGCCGCTGTCCTGGTACACCACACCAGCCTGGTCGGCGGGGCCCCCGTGCCCACCCTGCACGGCTATCTGCTCGCCTTCGGGATCGCCGGCGTGATCGCCCTGGCGGCCGGCGTCGCGGCCCTGACGATTCCCGGCGACCCGCCGACGGGCGGGACACGCCGGGCCCGCGGCCGCACCCGGGACAGCCGCGACGAGGCCCTGGAGGGAGCATGA
- a CDS encoding TetR/AcrR family transcriptional regulator, translated as MSAVSTPPTESGSESGSESGSESESGSAPVRRDAEATKAAILKAARHLLARHAHADITLKAVAERAGVSPPLVLKYFGNKDALFARVMSFETDADALLDAPLDRLGRHMVRHVLVSQSQQGADPVLRIVFAPLQGAQGDILRANFRTQVTDRLTERLDGPDAGLRAELAVANLLGLGVMYGIARGTRVRAAALEDVVDRYAPAVQAHLTPGGGIQPS; from the coding sequence ATGAGTGCCGTGAGCACTCCTCCCACCGAGTCCGGGTCCGAGTCCGGGTCCGAGTCCGGGTCCGAGTCCGAGTCCGGGTCCGCGCCCGTCCGCCGGGACGCCGAGGCGACCAAGGCGGCCATCCTCAAGGCGGCCCGGCATCTGCTGGCCCGGCACGCCCACGCCGACATCACGCTCAAGGCGGTCGCCGAACGCGCCGGTGTGAGCCCGCCGTTGGTCCTGAAGTACTTCGGCAACAAGGACGCCCTCTTCGCCCGCGTCATGTCCTTCGAGACCGATGCCGACGCCCTGTTGGACGCCCCGCTGGACCGGCTCGGCCGGCACATGGTGCGGCACGTGCTGGTCAGCCAGTCGCAGCAGGGTGCCGATCCCGTCCTGCGGATCGTGTTCGCCCCCCTGCAGGGCGCCCAGGGCGACATCCTGCGCGCCAACTTCCGCACCCAGGTGACCGACCGCCTCACCGAGCGCCTCGACGGCCCCGACGCGGGCCTGCGCGCTGAGCTGGCCGTGGCCAACCTGCTCGGCCTGGGCGTGATGTACGGCATCGCGCGCGGCACGCGTGTGCGCGCTGCCGCGCTGGAGGACGTCGTGGACCGGTACGCGCCCGCGGTTCAGGCGCACCTCACTCCAGGCGGAGGAATCCAGCCGTCGTAG
- a CDS encoding alpha/beta fold hydrolase, whose protein sequence is MPAFSAYDGTKLAYHVFGEDGPPVICLPGGPMQASAYLGELGGLSAHRRLILPDLRGTGSSEAPKDPATYRCDRLVDDVEALREHLGLDTVDLLGHSAGTNPAVLYTVRHPKRVRRLALITPSVTAVGIAVPGEVRRETALLRHDEPWFAEAFAALEDITAGRATAGSWEAIAPFLYGRWDAAAQAHHVAGGEQRNEEAAAVFGAEGAFEPGATRAALARFEAPVCVLAGQFDLNSPVPAVTEFAGLFPSAELVVQPGAGHFPWLDDPERFVATTAGFLRLE, encoded by the coding sequence ATGCCTGCCTTCTCCGCATACGACGGGACCAAGCTCGCCTACCACGTGTTCGGGGAGGACGGGCCCCCGGTGATCTGCCTGCCGGGCGGTCCGATGCAGGCGTCCGCCTACCTGGGCGAGCTCGGCGGTCTGTCCGCGCACCGGCGGCTGATCCTGCCGGACCTTCGGGGCACCGGTTCGTCCGAAGCGCCGAAGGACCCCGCCACGTACCGCTGTGACCGCCTGGTCGACGACGTGGAGGCCCTGCGCGAGCACCTCGGCCTCGACACCGTGGATCTGCTCGGACACTCGGCCGGCACCAATCCGGCGGTGCTGTACACGGTCCGTCACCCGAAGCGGGTGCGCCGGCTCGCGCTGATCACGCCGAGCGTGACGGCCGTCGGGATCGCCGTCCCCGGGGAGGTGCGGCGTGAGACGGCGCTGCTTCGCCACGACGAACCGTGGTTCGCGGAGGCGTTCGCCGCGCTGGAGGACATCACCGCCGGCCGGGCGACGGCCGGCAGCTGGGAGGCCATCGCGCCTTTCCTGTACGGCCGTTGGGACGCGGCGGCCCAGGCACACCATGTCGCGGGTGGCGAGCAGCGGAACGAGGAGGCCGCGGCGGTCTTCGGCGCCGAGGGAGCCTTCGAACCGGGTGCCACGCGTGCGGCGCTGGCGCGGTTCGAGGCGCCGGTGTGCGTGCTGGCGGGGCAGTTCGATCTCAATTCGCCCGTGCCTGCGGTGACCGAGTTCGCCGGGCTCTTCCCGAGCGCCGAGCTCGTGGTGCAGCCGGGCGCCGGGCATTTCCCGTGGCTCGACGACCCCGAGCGGTTCGTGGCTACGACGGCTGGATTCCTCCGCCTGGAGTGA
- a CDS encoding cholesterol oxidase substrate-binding domain-containing protein translates to MSNLASGAAQDPSWTRRGFLFSAAALAAAPVLIAADPAVAARELPDFPEGVDLYRSAYRNWVGEITADGLWACAPAGPDQVIAVVNWAWRHGWRVRARGSAHGWSPLTITAGTESDAPVLLVDTARHLTGLSLDSASAVRAGTGVTLEALLTYLEEHGLGVTAAPAPGDLTLGGALAVDAHGTAVPAQGEQPLPGHTYGSLSNLVLSLTAVVWDEDAAAYVLRTYGRDEADCAALLTHLGRALVTEVVLRVGANVNLRCVSRTDIPAAELFAAPGTDGRTVASHLDRSGRVEAIWFAFTEFPWLKVWSVSPTRPLTSRRVSTPYNYPFSDSVPTVVADLVGRMASEAAWYLAPVLGNAQFDAAALGLVATLSADIWGPSKNTLLYLRPTTLRINANGYAVLTTRAQVQRVVAEFTSFYRERLNAYAALGRFPVNGSVEIRVTGLDDPADAELDGARAPLLSALRQSETHPEWDTAVWLDVLTLPGTPHAEAFLRELEQFLLRTYDGEHALTRVEWSKGWAYTDEAVWSDEEVLGTAIPASFGEAVWGRAAGVLDRLDPHRVFGNGFLDRLLR, encoded by the coding sequence ATGAGCAACTTAGCGTCCGGCGCGGCGCAAGACCCGTCCTGGACCCGTCGCGGTTTCCTGTTCTCGGCCGCCGCACTGGCCGCCGCGCCCGTCCTGATCGCCGCCGATCCGGCGGTGGCGGCACGGGAGTTGCCGGACTTCCCCGAGGGCGTCGACCTCTACCGCTCTGCCTACCGCAACTGGGTCGGCGAGATCACCGCCGACGGACTGTGGGCCTGCGCCCCGGCGGGCCCGGACCAGGTGATCGCCGTCGTCAACTGGGCCTGGCGGCACGGCTGGAGAGTCCGCGCCCGGGGTTCGGCGCACGGCTGGTCGCCACTGACGATCACCGCGGGAACCGAGTCGGACGCCCCCGTCCTCCTCGTCGACACCGCCCGTCATCTCACCGGCCTGTCACTGGACTCGGCGTCCGCGGTGCGCGCCGGAACCGGCGTCACCCTGGAAGCCCTGCTCACCTACCTGGAGGAGCACGGCCTGGGCGTCACCGCCGCACCCGCTCCCGGCGATCTGACCCTGGGCGGCGCGCTCGCCGTCGACGCGCACGGCACCGCCGTACCCGCACAGGGCGAGCAGCCGCTGCCCGGACACACATACGGATCGCTCAGCAATCTGGTGCTCTCCCTCACCGCTGTCGTGTGGGACGAGGACGCAGCCGCGTACGTGCTGCGGACATACGGCCGCGACGAGGCGGACTGTGCGGCTCTGCTCACCCACCTCGGCCGCGCCCTGGTGACCGAGGTCGTGCTGCGGGTGGGCGCGAACGTCAATCTGCGGTGCGTGAGCCGTACGGACATTCCGGCCGCCGAACTCTTCGCGGCGCCCGGCACCGACGGACGCACCGTCGCGAGCCACCTGGACCGGTCGGGACGCGTCGAGGCGATCTGGTTCGCCTTCACCGAGTTCCCCTGGCTCAAGGTGTGGAGCGTGTCGCCGACCCGGCCGCTCACCTCGCGGCGGGTGTCGACGCCGTACAACTACCCGTTCTCGGACAGTGTTCCGACCGTCGTGGCGGACCTGGTCGGGCGGATGGCATCGGAGGCGGCCTGGTATCTGGCTCCGGTGCTGGGCAACGCGCAGTTCGACGCGGCGGCTCTCGGACTCGTGGCGACGCTGTCCGCCGACATCTGGGGCCCCTCCAAGAACACGCTGCTCTACCTCCGGCCCACCACATTGCGGATCAACGCCAACGGCTACGCCGTCCTCACCACCCGGGCCCAGGTGCAGCGCGTCGTCGCCGAGTTCACGTCCTTCTACCGGGAGCGGCTGAACGCGTACGCGGCACTGGGCCGCTTCCCGGTCAACGGCTCGGTCGAGATCAGGGTGACCGGCCTCGACGACCCGGCGGACGCCGAACTCGACGGCGCCCGCGCCCCGTTGCTGTCCGCGCTGCGGCAGAGCGAGACGCACCCGGAGTGGGACACGGCGGTGTGGCTGGACGTCCTGACCCTGCCCGGCACCCCGCACGCGGAGGCCTTCCTGCGGGAGCTGGAGCAGTTCCTGCTGCGCACCTACGACGGGGAGCACGCGCTCACCCGCGTCGAGTGGTCCAAGGGCTGGGCCTACACGGACGAGGCCGTCTGGAGCGACGAGGAGGTGCTGGGCACCGCGATTCCCGCCTCGTTCGGCGAGGCGGTGTGGGGGCGGGCGGCCGGGGTCCTGGACCGGCTCGACCCGCATCGTGTCTTCGGGAACGGGTTCCTCGACCGGCTGCTCCGATAA
- a CDS encoding aldo/keto reductase has protein sequence MDERTFGRSGQHASVVGLGTWQLGADWGDVDDKEALAVLEAAAESGVTFFDTADVYGDGRSEQTVAAFLAGRPDLHVLVATKMGRRVDQIPENYVLDNFRAWNDRSRRNLGVDRIDLVQLHCPPTSVYSTDEVFDALDTLVEEERIAAYGVSVETCAEALTAIARPNVASVQIILNAFRMKPLREVLPAAQQAGVGVIARVPLASGLLSGKYTKDTVFPENDHRTYNRHGEAFDVGETFSGVDYTTGVEAAAEFSALAPEGYTPAQLALRWIVEQPGVTTVIPGARSPEQARANAAAARLPQPGDATLTAIRDLYDRRIKDQVEGRW, from the coding sequence ATGGACGAGCGCACATTCGGTAGGTCGGGTCAGCACGCATCCGTCGTCGGTCTCGGGACGTGGCAGCTGGGCGCCGACTGGGGAGACGTCGACGACAAGGAAGCCCTCGCGGTGCTGGAGGCGGCGGCCGAGTCGGGGGTGACCTTCTTCGACACCGCCGACGTGTACGGCGACGGGCGCAGCGAGCAGACCGTCGCGGCGTTCCTCGCCGGCCGGCCGGACCTGCATGTGCTGGTCGCCACGAAGATGGGCCGCCGCGTCGACCAGATCCCCGAGAACTACGTCCTCGACAACTTCCGTGCCTGGAACGACCGTTCGCGGCGCAACCTCGGCGTCGACCGCATCGACCTCGTACAGCTGCACTGCCCGCCCACGTCCGTCTACTCCACGGACGAGGTGTTCGACGCCCTCGACACCCTGGTCGAGGAGGAGCGCATCGCGGCGTACGGAGTCAGCGTGGAGACCTGCGCGGAGGCGCTGACCGCGATCGCCCGCCCGAACGTGGCGAGCGTGCAGATCATCCTCAACGCCTTCCGCATGAAGCCGCTGCGCGAGGTCCTGCCGGCCGCCCAGCAGGCCGGCGTCGGCGTCATCGCCCGGGTCCCGCTCGCCTCCGGCCTGCTGTCGGGCAAGTACACCAAGGACACCGTCTTCCCCGAGAACGACCACCGCACCTACAACCGGCACGGCGAGGCCTTCGACGTGGGCGAGACCTTCTCCGGCGTCGACTACACGACGGGTGTAGAGGCCGCCGCCGAGTTCTCCGCGCTCGCCCCCGAGGGATACACCCCGGCCCAGCTCGCCCTGCGCTGGATCGTCGAGCAGCCGGGAGTCACCACCGTGATCCCCGGCGCCCGCTCGCCCGAGCAGGCCCGTGCCAACGCGGCCGCGGCCAGGCTCCCGCAGCCCGGCGACGCGACACTCACCGCGATCCGGGACCTCTACGACCGCCGGATCAAGGACCAGGTGGAAGGCCGCTGGTAG
- a CDS encoding DUF6328 family protein: protein MEPGGSVPATKSGGELNEWGRNETKDERADRKWSDLIQEVRVAQTGVQILFGFLLTVVFQQKYATLEDTDKTIYIVTVVLGAATTGALIGPVSLHRVVAGRRIKTEAVEWASRMTFVGLVLLLATMSSSLLLVLRVATHNAAVPWIVTGVVAWYLLCWVVVPLWTLHRHTE from the coding sequence ATGGAGCCGGGAGGAAGCGTGCCGGCCACGAAAAGCGGTGGAGAGCTGAACGAGTGGGGGCGCAACGAGACCAAGGATGAGAGAGCCGACCGGAAGTGGAGCGACCTGATCCAGGAGGTCAGGGTCGCCCAGACCGGTGTGCAGATCCTGTTCGGTTTCCTGCTCACCGTCGTGTTCCAGCAGAAGTACGCCACGCTGGAGGACACCGACAAGACCATCTACATCGTCACGGTCGTCCTGGGCGCCGCCACGACCGGCGCACTCATCGGGCCGGTCTCGCTGCACCGCGTGGTGGCCGGGCGGCGGATCAAGACGGAGGCCGTCGAATGGGCCTCCCGGATGACCTTCGTCGGCCTGGTGCTCCTGCTCGCCACCATGTCCTCCTCCCTCCTGCTCGTCCTTCGGGTCGCGACCCACAACGCGGCCGTGCCCTGGATCGTCACGGGCGTCGTCGCGTGGTACCTGCTGTGCTGGGTCGTCGTGCCGCTGTGGACACTGCACCGCCATACGGAGTGA
- a CDS encoding DUF2238 domain-containing protein — translation MTAVVHSAVRRRQLPAALAAVVVAGLALSAWAPHDRTTWFLETVWVLVGLPLGVLTWRRFPLTNLLCCLLAVHALVLAVGGHYTYAQVPLGDWVRDTFGLDRNPYDRFGHLMQGFVPAVLVRELLSRTSPLRGSRWLGPLTVCACLAFSAVFEMLEWLAAVVGGHSADAFLATQGDVWDTQWDMFCALIGATVSVLVLSRLHDRQLDAPGLTPYGGAVSTAARRPSTAGTTRRRP, via the coding sequence ATGACTGCTGTTGTGCACTCCGCCGTCCGGCGACGGCAGCTGCCCGCCGCGCTGGCCGCCGTCGTGGTCGCGGGGCTGGCGCTGTCAGCCTGGGCCCCGCACGATCGCACGACCTGGTTCCTGGAGACGGTGTGGGTGCTGGTGGGGCTACCGCTGGGGGTGCTCACCTGGCGGCGTTTCCCGCTGACGAACCTGCTGTGCTGTCTGCTGGCCGTGCACGCGCTCGTGCTGGCGGTGGGCGGCCACTACACCTACGCGCAGGTGCCCCTGGGCGACTGGGTGCGGGACACGTTCGGTCTGGACCGCAATCCGTACGACCGCTTCGGGCATCTCATGCAGGGCTTCGTTCCGGCGGTGCTGGTGCGGGAGCTGCTCAGCCGTACCTCGCCGCTGCGGGGCAGTCGCTGGCTGGGTCCGCTGACGGTGTGCGCGTGCCTCGCCTTCTCGGCCGTCTTCGAGATGCTGGAGTGGCTGGCCGCGGTGGTCGGAGGGCATTCCGCGGACGCGTTCCTGGCCACTCAGGGCGATGTGTGGGACACGCAGTGGGACATGTTCTGCGCGCTGATCGGTGCCACGGTCTCGGTACTGGTGCTCTCCCGGCTGCACGACCGGCAGCTCGACGCCCCGGGCCTCACTCCGTATGGCGGTGCAGTGTCCACAGCGGCACGACGACCCAGCACAGCAGGTACCACGCGACGACGCCCGTGA
- a CDS encoding LLM class F420-dependent oxidoreductase, with protein MVQIGYTMMTEQAGPRELIDHVVRAEEAGFDFSVSSDHYFPWLRSQGHSPYAWSVLGAAAQATSRIPLMTYVTCPTVRYHPAVVAQKAATMQLLSEGRFRLGLGSGENLNEHVVGGGWPSVDVRHEMLEEAVEIIRALFEGGHVNRRGTHFDVESARLWDLPDRPPPIGIAVSGEQSCALAGRLADLVIATEPEAGLLRAFDRHGGEGKPRVGQLPVCYDPDRDTAVKRAHAQFRWFGNGWKVNAELPHPDSFESATQFVTPDDVAASIPCGDDPDDFVEAVRPYADAGFGEVALVQIGGESQPAYLDWAEKTLLPALRDAFG; from the coding sequence ATGGTGCAAATCGGATACACGATGATGACCGAGCAGGCCGGCCCCCGTGAGTTGATCGACCATGTGGTGCGGGCCGAGGAGGCGGGCTTCGACTTCTCGGTGTCCTCGGACCACTACTTTCCGTGGCTGCGCTCACAGGGCCACTCGCCGTACGCGTGGAGCGTGCTGGGCGCGGCGGCGCAGGCGACCTCGCGCATTCCGCTGATGACCTATGTGACCTGTCCGACCGTCCGCTACCACCCGGCGGTCGTCGCACAGAAGGCGGCGACGATGCAACTGCTGTCCGAGGGGCGGTTCCGGCTCGGGCTCGGCTCCGGGGAGAACCTCAACGAGCATGTGGTGGGCGGCGGTTGGCCGTCTGTCGACGTACGTCACGAGATGCTTGAGGAGGCGGTGGAGATCATCCGGGCGCTCTTCGAGGGCGGCCATGTCAACCGTCGCGGCACCCACTTCGACGTGGAGTCGGCCCGGCTGTGGGACCTCCCGGACCGGCCGCCGCCCATCGGCATCGCCGTCTCCGGCGAGCAGTCCTGCGCGCTGGCGGGCAGGCTGGCCGATCTGGTCATCGCCACGGAGCCCGAGGCCGGGCTGCTGAGGGCGTTCGACCGGCACGGCGGCGAGGGCAAGCCGCGCGTGGGCCAGCTGCCGGTCTGTTACGACCCGGACCGGGACACGGCCGTGAAGCGCGCGCACGCCCAGTTCCGCTGGTTCGGCAACGGCTGGAAGGTCAACGCCGAGTTGCCGCACCCCGATTCGTTCGAGTCGGCGACCCAGTTCGTCACTCCCGACGACGTGGCGGCGTCGATCCCCTGCGGCGACGACCCCGACGACTTCGTCGAGGCCGTACGCCCCTACGCGGATGCGGGATTCGGCGAGGTCGCCCTCGTGCAGATCGGCGGCGAGTCACAGCCCGCCTATCTGGACTGGGCGGAGAAGACGCTGCTGCCGGCACTGCGGGACGCGTTCGGCTGA
- a CDS encoding serine hydrolase domain-containing protein — MSARPLPSSTPAAQGVDAAGVHAFLDALEAAPDIEPHSLMIMRHGHLVASGWWAPYTPERPHLLYSLSKSFTATAAGIALGEGLLRLDDPVISHFPEFEADITDPRSRAMLVRHVASMASGHEAETFDRALAADRADLVRGFLLLPPERDPGTVFAYNQPTTYTLAAIVQRVTGQPLTAYLGPRLLEPLGIGRTAWQRDRAGRELGFSGLHATTDAIARLGQLYLQDGVWEGERLLPEGWVAEATRPHIANGDGTAEEAWPDWQQGYGFQFWKSRHGYRGDGAYGQFCLVLPEHDAVIATTAATEQLQEVLDLVWRHLLPAFGPEPLPDRQDEDAALRERLARLALPPAPGKSAPPEQPQNWSGVEFTPYGGVCADQPKLTGLAVTADGWALRLTEDGHDLDLRVGEDGWAVTDEPLPTAVSGGWADPDTLAVDIVFLETPHRLTLACSLPDRTFTVRWHTTPLGSTPLRAMRAPRSSA; from the coding sequence ATGAGTGCCCGCCCGCTGCCCTCCAGCACCCCCGCCGCCCAGGGCGTCGACGCCGCCGGTGTCCACGCCTTCCTCGACGCCCTCGAAGCCGCCCCCGACATCGAACCGCACAGCCTGATGATCATGAGGCACGGACATCTCGTCGCCTCCGGCTGGTGGGCCCCGTACACCCCCGAGCGCCCGCACCTGCTGTACTCCCTCAGCAAGAGCTTCACTGCGACGGCCGCCGGGATCGCCTTGGGTGAGGGGCTGCTCCGGCTCGACGACCCGGTGATCTCCCATTTCCCGGAGTTCGAGGCCGACATCACCGACCCGCGCAGCCGCGCGATGCTGGTGCGGCACGTGGCGTCCATGGCCAGTGGCCACGAGGCCGAGACCTTCGACCGGGCGCTCGCCGCCGACCGCGCGGACCTGGTGCGCGGCTTCCTGCTGCTGCCTCCGGAGCGGGACCCCGGGACCGTCTTCGCCTACAACCAGCCCACGACGTACACCCTTGCCGCGATCGTGCAGCGCGTCACGGGGCAGCCGCTGACCGCCTACCTCGGCCCGCGCCTGCTGGAGCCGCTGGGCATCGGCAGGACGGCCTGGCAGCGCGACCGGGCCGGCCGCGAACTGGGCTTCAGCGGGCTGCACGCCACCACCGACGCCATCGCCCGGCTCGGGCAGCTGTATCTGCAGGACGGGGTGTGGGAGGGCGAGCGGCTGCTGCCGGAGGGGTGGGTGGCCGAGGCCACGCGCCCGCACATCGCCAACGGCGACGGTACGGCCGAGGAGGCATGGCCGGACTGGCAGCAGGGCTACGGCTTCCAGTTCTGGAAGTCCCGGCACGGCTATCGCGGCGACGGCGCGTACGGCCAGTTCTGCCTGGTGCTGCCCGAGCACGACGCCGTGATCGCGACGACGGCGGCGACCGAACAGCTGCAGGAGGTGCTCGATCTGGTCTGGCGGCACCTGCTGCCCGCCTTCGGGCCCGAGCCGCTCCCGGACCGGCAGGACGAGGACGCCGCCCTGCGGGAGCGGCTGGCGCGACTCGCGCTGCCTCCGGCACCGGGCAAGTCCGCACCGCCGGAGCAGCCGCAGAACTGGTCCGGCGTCGAGTTCACCCCGTACGGCGGTGTGTGCGCGGACCAGCCGAAGCTGACCGGCCTCGCCGTGACCGCGGACGGCTGGGCACTGCGGCTCACCGAGGACGGACACGACCTGGACCTGCGGGTCGGGGAGGACGGGTGGGCCGTCACCGACGAGCCGTTGCCCACCGCGGTGAGCGGCGGATGGGCCGACCCGGACACCCTCGCCGTCGACATCGTGTTCCTGGAGACACCGCACCGCCTGACCCTGGCCTGCTCACTGCCCGACCGGACGTTCACTGTTCGGTGGCACACGACTCCATTGGGCAGCACACCGCTGCGCGCGATGCGGGCGCCCCGCAGCTCAGCCTGA